A region from the Hippoglossus hippoglossus isolate fHipHip1 chromosome 18, fHipHip1.pri, whole genome shotgun sequence genome encodes:
- the si:dkeyp-74b6.2 gene encoding cerebellin-1 isoform X1, whose translation MPPVRPPPPYLTARSAFLLGLLLLAHRGPSHVSCQNDTEPIVLEGKCLVVCDSSPSAETTGNALGMSVRSGTGRVAFSAVRNTNHEPSEMSNRTMTIYFDQILVNVGSHFDPARSIFVAPRKGVYSFSFHVVKVYNRQTIQVSLVLNGSPVISAFAGDQDVTREAATNAGLVMMERGDKVYLKLERGNLMGGWKYSTFSGFLVFPL comes from the exons ATGCCCCCAGTTCGGCCCCCTCCACCATATCTCACCGCCCGCTCGGCCTTCCTCCTCGGACTGCTGCTCCTCGCTCACCGGGGGCCCTCACACGTCAGCTGCCAGAATGACACCGAGCCGATCGTGTTGGAGGGAAAGTGCCTGGTGGTGTGCGACTCGTCCCCCTCCGCGGAGACAACGGGTAACGCTCTGGGCATGTCGGTGAGGTCAGGGACCGGGCGGGTGGCGTTTTCAGCCGTACGCAACACCAACCACGAGCCCTCAGAGATGAGCAACCGCACCATGACCATCTACTTCGACCAG atcTTGGTGAATGTTGGCAGCCACTTTGACCCAGCAAGGAGCATCTTTGTTGCCCCGAGAAAAGGAGTCTACAGCTTCAGCTTCCATGTGGTCAAGGTCTACAACCGGCAGACGATTCAA GTGAGTCTGGTTCTCAATGGCTCGCCGGTGATCTCGGCCTTCGCAGGTGACCAGGATGTGACCAGGGAGGCTGCCACCAACGCCGGGCTGGTGATGATGGAGAGGGGGGACAAGGTTTACCTCAAGCTGGAGAGGGGGAACCTGATGGGCGGGTGGAAGTACTCCACGTTCTCTGGCTTTCTGGTGTTCCCCTTGTAG
- the si:dkeyp-74b6.2 gene encoding cerebellin-2 isoform X2: MPPVRPPPPYLTARSAFLLGLLLLAHRGPSHVSCQNDTEPIVLEGKCLVVCDSSPSAETTGNALGMSVRSGTGRVAFSAVRNTNHEPSEMSNRTMTIYFDQILVNVGSHFDPARSIFVAPRKGVYSFSFHVVKVYNRQTIQVRTAASRNSLVNVKHILITFSVFSGESGSQWLAGDLGLRR; this comes from the exons ATGCCCCCAGTTCGGCCCCCTCCACCATATCTCACCGCCCGCTCGGCCTTCCTCCTCGGACTGCTGCTCCTCGCTCACCGGGGGCCCTCACACGTCAGCTGCCAGAATGACACCGAGCCGATCGTGTTGGAGGGAAAGTGCCTGGTGGTGTGCGACTCGTCCCCCTCCGCGGAGACAACGGGTAACGCTCTGGGCATGTCGGTGAGGTCAGGGACCGGGCGGGTGGCGTTTTCAGCCGTACGCAACACCAACCACGAGCCCTCAGAGATGAGCAACCGCACCATGACCATCTACTTCGACCAG atcTTGGTGAATGTTGGCAGCCACTTTGACCCAGCAAGGAGCATCTTTGTTGCCCCGAGAAAAGGAGTCTACAGCTTCAGCTTCCATGTGGTCAAGGTCTACAACCGGCAGACGATTCAAGTAAGAACGGCAGCTTCAAGGAATAGTTTAGTTA ATGTGAAGCATATCCTCATCACGTTTTCTGTCTTCTCAGGTGAGTCTGGTTCTCAATGGCTCGCCGGTGATCTCGGCCTTCGCAGGTGA
- the LOC117752126 gene encoding E3 ubiquitin-protein ligase TRIM39-like, whose translation MMRIIRRINMSTLTVRNVTSVEFEEQFKCCICLNIYTDPVSTPCGHNFCLDCIEGYWDSRGKSDCPLCKQTYRKRPELRINREFAEIIDFIKRSLLLRAAEEEGFESLVEPNQRWDKVPCDICHRNKSPSVSSCLVCQASYCELHLTPHLRVPALQRHRLTDPATFTSSHLCRNHNQPLTMFCKKDQMPVCVKCTAGSHKHHEVVPMEKESKTVKSHLRATKGKVQQMIQDRLGKMEEILSSIEISKKITEKEIQSSARVCALLISAIRKQEGALVQELKGRQGEAERTAKQTLHELEQEINELQTRGSELQHLELTQNPLHLLQGFPSLSSLPSTREWSEVVVHPDNCLGTVRRAVSALVDVCQELADQLSAEETDKMNQYAVDVTLDPETASAWLVLSPDGKKVSLSSQKKTSLPNNPERFDTCVCVLGKQSFTHGRSYWEVQVGDKTDWDLGLARESINRKGAITVRPDSGYWAICRRKGGSLSACTAPSITLQPQETPQKVGIFLDYEGGLVSFYNAETKTHIYTYSGCSFDEPLHPYFNPCVQDDGKNTTPLVVCPLERSTRVGLEIIIETDL comes from the exons ATGATGAGGATAATCCGACGCATCAACATGTCAACCCTAACAG TCAGGAACGTGACTTCTGTCGAGTTCGAGGAGCAGTTCAAGTGCTGCATCTGTCTGAACATCTACACCGATCCCGTCTCCACCCCGTGTGGACACAACTTCTGCCTCGACTGCATCGAAGGCTACTGGGATTCGAGGGGCAAGTCCGACTGTCCGCTGTGCAAACAGACGTACAGAAAACGTCCAGAGCTCAGGATCAACCGAGAATTTGCAGAAATCATTGATTTcattaaaag GTCTTTGTTGCTCagagcagcagaagaggagggTTTCGAGTCTCTAGTGGAACCAAACCAACGCTGGGACAAAGTTCCCTGTGACATCTGCCACAGGAACAAGTCCCCGTCAGTCAGTTCGTGTCTCGTCTGCCAGGCGTCGTACTGTGAGCTTCACCTCACGCCTCACCTGAGGGTGCCGGCGCTGCAGAGACACCGGCTGACGGATCCGGCCACCTTCACCAGCAGCCACCTCTGCAGGAACCACAACCAGCCACTGACGATGTTCTGCAAGAAAGACCAGATGCCGGTGTGTGTGAAATGCACGGCAGGGAGCCATAAACACCACGAGGTCGTCCCCATGGAGAAGGAAAGCAAGACGGTCAAG tCTCATCTCAGGGCTACAAAGGGCAAAGTTCAGCAGATGATCCAGGACAGGCTTGGAAAAATGGAGGAGATCTTAAGTTCAATCGAGATTAGCAAA AAAATCACAGAGAAAGAGATTCAGAGCAGTGCTCGGGTCTGCGCCCTGCTGATAAGCGCCATCCGGAAACAGGAGGGCGCGCTGGTGCAGGAGCTGAAGGGGCGGCAGGGCGAGGCCGAGAGGACGGCCAAGCAGACGCTTCACGAGCTGGAGCAGGAAATCAATGAGCTGCAGACGAGGGGCAGCGAGCTGCAGCACCTGGAGCTCACTCAGAAccctcttcacctcctgcag GGTTTCCCGTCTCTCAGCAGCCTCCCGTCCACTAGAGAGTGGTCCGAGGTCGTGGTCCACCCTGACAACTGCCTGGGGACGGTGAGGAGAGCCGTCTCCGCTCTGGTGGATGTTTGTCAGGAACTCGCCGACCAACTCTCAGCAGAAG AGACAGACAAGATGAATCAATATGCAG tGGATGTGACTCTGGATCCTGAGACTGCGTCCGCCTGGCTGGTCCTGTCTCCAGATGGAAAGAAG GTGAGCCTGAGCAGCCAGAAAAAGACGTCGCTACCAAACAACCCTGAGCGGTTTGACACCTGCGTCTGTGTTCTGGGGAAACAGAGCTTCACGCATGGAAGAAGCTACTGGGAAGTTCAG GTTGGAGATAAAACCGACTGGGACCTCGGCTTGGCCAGAGAGTCCATCAACAGGAAGGGGGCCATCACGGTGCGTCCCGACAGCGGCTACTGGGCGATCTGCAGGCGAAAGGGAGGCAGCCTGAGCGCCTGCACCGCCCCCTCCATCACCCTCCAACCCCAGGAAACCCCGCAGAAAGTGGGCATATTCCTGGACTACGAGGGGGGGTTGGTGTCCTTCTACAACGCGGAGACAAAGACTCACATCTACACGTACAGCGGCTGTTCTTTCGACGAGCCGCTGCACCCCTACTTCAATCCCTGTGTTCAAGACGACGGGAAAAACACGACTCCGCTGGTCGTCTGTCCTCTGGAGAGAAGCACCAGGGTGGGACTGGAAATCATCATCGAGACAGATTTATAA